In Aliamphritea ceti, a single window of DNA contains:
- a CDS encoding DUF2339 domain-containing protein encodes MLWILLVTGAVLGLLILEIPGASIGAVIGYLFGSLLQQNNRIKNLEQQVIRLAAQQQKAHHQDHPLDDSNEQSLHDQSTDQTKFQESSDAASPPVTSQTLDTAITESTSSITVTPKTANTAPVIISDSSSLDSSYSDNGSETTDAASAAITTDPWTGEAVQPANVGNAITTGSPTTNAPPKRNIFSQIQQGIVSYFTQGNLSIRIGIIVLFFGISFLVKYSIDNALLPIEIRLTAAATGALIMLIIGWRLRLKRPDYGLVMQGGAIAILYLLSFASFKMYGIVDATLAFPLLILLSILGMSLAVIQDSKALAVTAIAGGFAAPILASTGSGNYVALFSYYSVLNLAIFAVAWLKSWRLLNVTGFYFTFAISLLWGVDRYRPEMFGSVEPFLIIFFLIYLTIAVLFATKQPPKLRGLIDGSLVFGLPVAAFGLQASIVSEFEQGLSLSALAMALTYLALAKLLWHKSQLRLLAEAFLAIGVVFATLSIAFELDGRWSAAVWAIEGCGLIWIGLRQQRRAPILFGCLIQLAGGALLLDDYRYNYTDTAFLNGHFLSMLMIALPGIISSWLLSQTTSAHSGISDKIRLPIAVGYLIWGLLWWYAGGLIEIETFSSFDEVRIAVIFFSLSALLWLGMTLWLRWQLFHFALWLLLVPLVFCACSTLFSYWWSSPAHHFLSLHNFDAWLLAFSVIYAGLRISEERGYKLCWPNGLHSLSYLFASMILAFEVYWFLNDREVAEAWQLSLPAGILSLALLLINRSPRWPFREWPLAYNTIAACGLMLVLVWWSVLGNFFQVNLPAPLPYLPLLNPVDLAQLAAILASFHWYLRSRHITYLTVDLQLARYLLGGFSFIWFNVMLCKTLHVYSGVAYRPDALFESARVQMAVSISWTLIGLSLMVMASRLLHRQIWIIGAALMGVVVAKLFILDLSDRGTVERIVSFIVVGLLLLVVGYFSPAPPKQQHSDELQEGISDN; translated from the coding sequence ATGCTATGGATACTGCTGGTTACCGGCGCTGTGCTGGGACTGTTGATATTGGAAATCCCCGGTGCTTCTATCGGCGCCGTTATCGGGTATTTATTTGGCAGTTTACTGCAGCAAAACAACCGCATTAAAAACCTTGAACAGCAAGTCATCCGACTGGCTGCTCAGCAGCAAAAGGCGCATCATCAAGATCATCCACTGGATGACAGCAACGAACAGTCATTACATGATCAAAGCACAGATCAGACAAAGTTCCAGGAAAGCTCAGACGCTGCGTCTCCACCTGTTACATCTCAGACACTTGATACCGCCATCACGGAATCCACCAGCAGCATTACCGTCACGCCAAAAACAGCGAATACAGCCCCGGTCATCATTTCAGACAGCAGCTCTTTAGATAGCAGCTATTCAGACAACGGCTCTGAAACGACAGACGCTGCCTCAGCTGCAATAACAACCGACCCATGGACCGGAGAAGCCGTTCAACCAGCAAATGTAGGAAATGCCATAACTACTGGCTCTCCCACGACAAACGCCCCGCCAAAAAGGAACATTTTCAGTCAAATTCAACAGGGTATAGTGAGTTACTTTACTCAGGGTAATTTAAGCATTCGAATTGGCATTATCGTGCTGTTTTTCGGCATATCTTTCCTGGTCAAATACTCCATCGACAACGCCCTTCTGCCCATCGAAATTCGTCTCACCGCAGCTGCAACCGGCGCATTAATCATGCTAATCATTGGCTGGAGATTACGTCTGAAGCGCCCTGATTACGGGTTAGTCATGCAGGGCGGTGCAATTGCAATTTTGTATTTACTAAGTTTTGCCAGCTTCAAAATGTACGGCATTGTCGATGCTACTCTGGCCTTCCCTCTACTAATTCTGCTGAGTATTCTCGGCATGTCACTGGCCGTTATACAAGACTCAAAAGCGTTAGCTGTGACAGCCATTGCAGGCGGTTTTGCAGCCCCTATTCTGGCGTCTACCGGCAGCGGTAATTATGTCGCACTGTTCAGTTATTACAGTGTGCTTAACCTGGCAATTTTCGCCGTCGCCTGGTTAAAATCCTGGCGTTTACTCAATGTCACCGGCTTCTATTTCACCTTTGCCATCAGCCTGCTCTGGGGCGTAGATCGCTATCGCCCGGAGATGTTCGGCAGTGTCGAGCCTTTTCTGATCATCTTCTTTCTGATTTATCTGACTATCGCGGTGCTGTTTGCCACCAAACAACCACCAAAACTCAGGGGCCTGATTGATGGCAGTCTGGTATTTGGCCTGCCGGTAGCCGCGTTCGGTTTACAGGCATCTATTGTCAGTGAGTTTGAGCAGGGTCTCAGCCTTAGCGCACTGGCAATGGCACTGACTTATCTGGCTTTAGCTAAACTGCTTTGGCATAAATCCCAACTGCGCCTGTTAGCAGAGGCATTTCTCGCCATTGGCGTTGTATTTGCTACCCTCAGCATTGCCTTTGAACTGGACGGTCGCTGGAGTGCTGCGGTCTGGGCAATAGAAGGCTGTGGATTAATCTGGATAGGTCTGCGTCAGCAACGCCGTGCTCCCATACTGTTCGGCTGTCTGATTCAGCTGGCCGGCGGCGCACTGTTACTGGATGATTATCGCTATAACTACACCGATACTGCCTTCCTGAACGGACACTTCCTCAGCATGCTGATGATTGCACTGCCGGGTATCATTTCCAGCTGGCTGCTCAGCCAGACAACCTCAGCGCACTCAGGTATTAGCGATAAAATCCGTCTACCTATAGCGGTTGGTTATCTGATCTGGGGATTACTCTGGTGGTATGCAGGCGGGTTGATTGAAATAGAAACCTTCAGCAGTTTCGATGAAGTTCGCATTGCTGTCATATTCTTTAGTTTGTCAGCGCTGCTATGGCTGGGTATGACACTCTGGCTACGCTGGCAACTGTTTCATTTTGCTCTCTGGCTGTTACTGGTACCGCTAGTATTCTGCGCCTGCAGCACACTGTTTTCTTACTGGTGGAGCAGCCCGGCGCATCACTTCCTTAGCCTGCATAACTTTGACGCCTGGTTACTGGCTTTCAGTGTTATTTATGCGGGGCTGCGCATCAGCGAAGAACGCGGCTACAAACTTTGCTGGCCGAACGGTTTGCACAGCCTCAGCTATCTCTTCGCCAGTATGATTCTGGCCTTTGAAGTGTACTGGTTCCTCAACGATAGGGAAGTCGCTGAAGCCTGGCAGCTTAGCCTGCCGGCTGGCATTCTCAGCCTTGCACTACTTCTGATAAATCGCAGCCCACGCTGGCCGTTCAGGGAATGGCCACTGGCTTACAATACAATCGCTGCCTGTGGACTAATGTTAGTACTGGTATGGTGGTCTGTTTTGGGGAACTTTTTCCAGGTTAACCTGCCTGCACCATTGCCTTACTTACCATTGCTGAACCCTGTCGATCTGGCGCAACTTGCAGCGATACTTGCCAGCTTTCACTGGTATTTGCGCAGCCGTCATATCACATACCTGACCGTTGACCTGCAACTGGCCAGATACCTGCTTGGTGGTTTCAGTTTTATCTGGTTTAACGTGATGCTCTGTAAAACACTGCATGTTTACAGCGGTGTTGCGTATCGACCGGATGCATTGTTTGAATCCGCCCGGGTACAAATGGCTGTTTCTATCAGCTGGACACTCATTGGCCTGAGCCTGATGGTCATGGCCTCCCGCCTGCTTCACCGACAAATATGGATCATCGGCGCAGCACTGATGGGCGTCGTCGTCGCCAAACTGTTCATTCTGGACTTATCAGACCGGGGAACTGTTGAACGTATCGTTTCGTTCATTGTGGTTGGCTTGCTGTTGTTAGTCGTCGGTTATTTTTCTCCGGCACCACCAAAGCAACAGCACAGCGATGAACTGCAGGAAGGCATTTCAGATAACTGA
- the glyA gene encoding serine hydroxymethyltransferase gives MFTKDDQIQGYDDVVWAAIEKETQRQENHIELIASENYTSPRVMQAQGSSLTNKYAEGYPEKRYYGGCEYVDVVEQAAIERAKELFGADYANVQPHSGSQANAAVYMALCEPGDTVLGMSLAHGGHLTHGSHVNFSGKIYNAVQYGLNDATGEIDYDQVEALAMEHKPKMIVAGFSAYSGVVDWARFREIADKSGSYLFVDMAHVAGLVAAGEYPNPVPYADVATTTTHKTLRGPRGGLIVAKSNPALEKKLNGAVFPGGQGGPLMHIIAAKAVAFKEALEPSFKDYQQQVKKNASAMAEVFIERGYEVVSGGTQNHLFLLSLIKQGLTGKDADAALGRAHITVNKNAVPNDPQSPFVTSGLRIGSPVVTTRGFGEAECRELTGWIADLLDVLNQPEALEKEIVEVQGKVEALCAKFPAYK, from the coding sequence ATGTTTACAAAAGATGACCAGATTCAGGGTTATGATGATGTTGTTTGGGCGGCGATTGAGAAAGAAACTCAGCGTCAGGAAAACCACATCGAACTGATTGCTTCAGAAAACTACACCAGCCCTCGCGTAATGCAGGCGCAGGGTTCTTCTCTGACAAACAAGTACGCAGAAGGTTACCCTGAGAAGCGTTACTACGGTGGTTGTGAGTACGTTGATGTTGTTGAACAGGCAGCGATCGAACGTGCTAAAGAACTGTTTGGTGCTGATTACGCGAACGTACAGCCTCACTCAGGTTCACAGGCTAACGCTGCTGTTTACATGGCATTGTGCGAGCCAGGCGACACTGTACTGGGTATGAGCCTGGCACACGGTGGTCACCTGACTCACGGTTCACACGTAAACTTCTCCGGTAAAATCTACAACGCTGTTCAGTACGGCCTGAACGATGCAACTGGCGAAATCGATTACGATCAGGTTGAAGCGCTGGCAATGGAACACAAGCCTAAGATGATCGTGGCTGGTTTCTCTGCTTACTCCGGTGTTGTTGACTGGGCACGTTTCCGCGAAATCGCTGATAAGTCCGGTTCTTACCTGTTTGTTGATATGGCACACGTTGCTGGTCTGGTTGCTGCGGGTGAATACCCTAACCCAGTACCTTACGCTGACGTTGCAACTACAACGACTCACAAAACTCTGCGTGGTCCACGTGGCGGTCTGATCGTTGCTAAGTCTAACCCTGCTCTTGAGAAGAAGCTGAACGGTGCTGTATTCCCTGGTGGCCAGGGCGGCCCGTTGATGCACATCATCGCGGCTAAAGCGGTAGCCTTCAAAGAAGCACTGGAACCAAGCTTCAAAGACTACCAGCAGCAAGTTAAGAAGAACGCTTCTGCAATGGCTGAAGTATTCATCGAACGTGGCTACGAAGTTGTTTCCGGTGGTACTCAGAACCACCTGTTCCTGCTGAGCCTGATCAAACAGGGTCTGACCGGTAAAGATGCAGATGCTGCTCTGGGCCGTGCTCACATCACTGTTAACAAGAACGCTGTTCCTAACGACCCACAGTCTCCATTCGTAACTTCTGGCCTGCGTATCGGTTCTCCGGTAGTGACTACCCGTGGTTTCGGTGAAGCTGAATGTCGTGAACTGACTGGCTGGATCGCTGATCTGCTGGACGTTCTGAACCAGCCTGAAGCGCTGGAAAAAGAAATTGTTGAAGTTCAGGGTAAAGTAGAAGCTCTGTGCGCTAAATTCCCAGCGTACAAGTAA
- a CDS encoding sarcosine oxidase subunit beta family protein, with amino-acid sequence MQHYSGFGLFKHSLSHHENWQRAWRNPTPKKKYDVIIIGGGGHGLATAYYLAKNHNVTNVAVIEKGYLGGGNTARNTTIVRSNYLWDEAAHMYEHAMKLWEGLSQDLNYNVMFSQRGVLNLGHTLQDMRDIERRVNANRLNGIDGEVVDPQTIKEIVPHMDCSDNARYPIMGASWQPRGGVARHDAVAWGFARGADSFGVDLIQQTEVEDLIIEDGTIVGVKTNRYGDIMADRVGSVVAGNSGVVAKMAGFELPLESHPLQAMVSEPIKPILDTVVMSNHVHGYLSQSDKGDLVIGAGIDGWIGYGQRGSFPTVEHTMQAIVEMFPIFSRVRLNRQWGGIVDTCPDACPLITPTPVKNLFFNCGWGTGGFKATPGAGHIFADMLATGEANEMSKPFNMYRFHSGALIDEHGAAGVAH; translated from the coding sequence ATGCAGCATTATTCAGGTTTCGGGCTGTTTAAGCACAGCTTGAGTCACCACGAGAATTGGCAGCGCGCCTGGCGCAACCCTACGCCAAAGAAAAAGTATGACGTCATCATTATTGGTGGTGGTGGTCATGGTTTAGCGACGGCTTATTACCTGGCGAAGAACCACAACGTGACTAACGTAGCGGTAATCGAGAAAGGTTATCTGGGTGGTGGTAACACTGCACGTAACACGACAATCGTACGTTCTAACTATTTGTGGGACGAAGCGGCGCACATGTATGAGCATGCGATGAAATTGTGGGAAGGTCTGTCACAGGATCTGAACTACAACGTTATGTTCTCTCAGCGTGGTGTACTGAACCTGGGTCATACCCTGCAGGATATGCGTGATATCGAACGCCGGGTAAATGCTAACCGTCTGAACGGTATTGATGGCGAAGTGGTTGATCCACAAACGATTAAAGAAATCGTGCCACACATGGACTGCTCCGATAATGCCCGTTACCCAATTATGGGTGCTTCCTGGCAGCCACGCGGCGGTGTAGCCCGTCACGATGCAGTAGCATGGGGTTTTGCCCGTGGTGCTGATTCCTTCGGTGTTGATCTGATTCAACAGACCGAAGTGGAAGATCTGATTATTGAAGATGGCACCATTGTTGGCGTGAAGACTAACCGCTACGGTGACATCATGGCAGACCGTGTAGGTTCTGTTGTAGCCGGTAACTCCGGTGTGGTTGCCAAGATGGCTGGCTTTGAGCTGCCGTTGGAATCTCACCCGTTGCAGGCAATGGTATCCGAGCCGATCAAACCGATCCTGGATACAGTTGTAATGTCTAACCACGTACATGGTTACCTGAGCCAGTCCGATAAGGGCGATCTGGTAATCGGTGCAGGTATTGATGGCTGGATTGGTTACGGACAGCGTGGTTCTTTCCCAACTGTTGAGCACACCATGCAGGCGATTGTTGAGATGTTCCCGATTTTCAGCCGGGTCCGTCTGAACCGTCAGTGGGGCGGTATCGTAGATACTTGTCCGGATGCGTGTCCGCTGATTACACCTACACCTGTTAAGAACCTGTTCTTCAACTGTGGTTGGGGTACGGGTGGCTTTAAAGCGACTCCGGGTGCAGGCCATATTTTTGCTGACATGCTGGCGACAGGTGAAGCAAACGAAATGTCTAAGCCTTTCAATATGTACCGTTTCCATAGCGGCGCGTTGATTGATGAGCACGGCGCTGCCGGCGTAGCACACTAA
- a CDS encoding sarcosine oxidase subunit delta yields MFYIYCPHCGEHREEEEFHPKGQAHIVRPLDPDNCTDKEWGEYLYFRKNPRGLHHEMWVHAAGCRKFFNITRDTVTYEIKEVYKIGEQPSVVADS; encoded by the coding sequence ATGTTTTATATCTACTGCCCGCATTGTGGCGAGCACCGCGAAGAAGAAGAGTTTCACCCAAAGGGCCAGGCCCACATCGTGCGTCCGTTAGATCCGGATAACTGCACCGATAAAGAATGGGGTGAGTACCTGTATTTCCGTAAGAATCCACGTGGTTTGCACCATGAAATGTGGGTTCACGCTGCTGGTTGTCGTAAGTTCTTTAACATAACGCGCGATACAGTGACTTACGAAATTAAAGAAGTATACAAGATTGGCGAGCAGCCATCTGTTGTAGCTGACAGCTAA
- a CDS encoding sarcosine oxidase subunit alpha, protein MTQQNRLQSGGRIDRSKSLTFSYNGQEFKGFQGDTLASAMLANGIDVIGRSFKYSRPRGIVAAGAEEPNAVMQLGATEATQVPNVRATQQELFHGLVSKSTNGWPNVNTDVMSLLGKVGGKMMPPGFYYKTFMYPQSLWDTYESMIRKAAGLGRSPLETDPDTYDKVNQHCDVLVVGAGPAGLAAAQTAARSGARVMIADEQSEFGGSLLSSKELLNGKPAAEWVAEVTAELEAAENVMVMPRSTVNGYHDQNFLTIHERRTDHIADLAPAGQVRQRLHRVRAKWVVLATGAHERPLVFANNDVPGCMVANAVSTYINRYGVVPGNNLVLMTTNDNGYQAAIDWAEAGRKVVAIVDTRQSPAGDRVDAARKLGINIISGSAVIEVQGSKRVSGVSVAPISSDGSTISGSVQRLSADTVASSGGWSPVIHLSSHTGSRPVWNEEIVGFLPGPTVQKQLVAGAINGNYTTAKAMAEGVEAASSAIASMNLTAASVELPATEEVVEGPVQTLFHIPHTKPTASAPKQFVDYQNDVTASGIELACREGYESIEHVKRYTAMGFGTDQGKLGNINGMAIAAKTLNKSIPETGTTIFRPNYTPVTFGAMVGRDCGALFDPERYTAMHKWHLENGAKFEDVGQWKRPWYFPKAGESMQEALNRECISTRESVGILDASTLGKIDIQGKDAREFLGRVYSNPWAKLAVGKCRYGLMCGEDGMVFDDGVTTCLGENHFLMTTTSGGAARVYEWLELWHQTEWPELEVYFNTVTDHWSTMTISGPNSRKLLEEVCTDIDLSNEAFSFMDWKAGTVAGVPARVFRISFTGELSYEINVQANYGLQVWEKLFECGEKYNLTPYGTETMHVLRAEKGFIIAGQDTDGSVHPHDLGMSWCVSDKKPFSYIGKRGMKREDCVRENRKELVGLKTKDSQVVIPEGSQGVFDKTASIPMPMVGHVTSSYYSAVLGHSIAMGFVKGGLSRMGETVYYPQADGSFIEAEICSPIFLDPKGERQNV, encoded by the coding sequence ATGACACAGCAAAACCGCCTCCAGTCCGGAGGCCGCATCGACCGTTCCAAGTCCTTAACTTTTTCCTACAATGGTCAGGAATTTAAAGGTTTTCAAGGCGATACACTGGCATCTGCGATGCTGGCGAACGGCATCGACGTAATTGGTCGTAGTTTTAAGTACAGCCGTCCACGCGGTATCGTTGCTGCAGGTGCTGAAGAGCCGAATGCGGTAATGCAGCTGGGCGCTACTGAAGCGACTCAGGTACCTAACGTACGTGCGACACAGCAAGAGTTATTTCACGGGCTGGTAAGTAAGTCCACTAACGGCTGGCCGAATGTAAACACTGACGTAATGAGTTTGTTGGGGAAAGTCGGTGGCAAAATGATGCCTCCTGGCTTCTACTACAAGACTTTTATGTATCCGCAGTCTCTGTGGGATACTTATGAAAGTATGATTCGTAAGGCTGCTGGTTTAGGCCGCTCGCCACTGGAAACAGATCCGGATACATACGATAAAGTAAATCAGCACTGTGACGTTCTGGTTGTTGGCGCGGGTCCTGCGGGTCTGGCTGCTGCACAAACAGCAGCGCGCAGTGGTGCCCGTGTAATGATCGCTGATGAGCAAAGCGAATTCGGTGGTAGTCTGCTGAGCAGCAAAGAATTGCTGAACGGCAAGCCAGCAGCTGAATGGGTTGCTGAAGTAACAGCTGAGCTGGAAGCTGCTGAGAACGTAATGGTTATGCCACGTTCTACAGTTAACGGTTACCACGATCAGAACTTCCTGACGATTCACGAACGCCGTACTGATCACATTGCTGATCTGGCGCCAGCCGGTCAGGTGCGTCAGCGTCTTCACCGCGTCCGCGCTAAGTGGGTTGTACTGGCAACTGGTGCGCATGAACGTCCATTAGTATTTGCTAACAACGATGTACCTGGTTGCATGGTTGCTAATGCTGTTTCTACTTACATCAACCGTTACGGCGTTGTACCTGGTAACAACCTGGTACTGATGACGACTAACGATAACGGCTATCAGGCTGCGATCGACTGGGCTGAAGCTGGCCGTAAAGTTGTTGCGATTGTTGATACCCGTCAGTCGCCTGCTGGTGACCGTGTTGATGCTGCCCGTAAACTGGGTATTAACATCATTTCCGGTTCTGCAGTGATTGAAGTGCAGGGCAGCAAGCGTGTATCTGGCGTAAGCGTTGCACCTATCAGCAGTGATGGCAGCACTATTTCCGGTTCAGTACAGCGTTTAAGTGCTGACACTGTTGCCAGCTCTGGTGGTTGGAGCCCGGTTATTCACCTTTCCAGTCATACTGGTAGCCGTCCTGTCTGGAATGAAGAAATTGTTGGTTTCCTGCCAGGTCCTACTGTTCAGAAGCAGTTGGTCGCTGGCGCAATCAACGGTAACTACACCACTGCGAAAGCAATGGCTGAAGGTGTTGAAGCCGCGAGCAGCGCGATTGCTTCTATGAACCTGACAGCAGCAAGTGTAGAGCTGCCTGCGACTGAAGAAGTGGTTGAAGGCCCTGTTCAGACGTTGTTCCACATTCCGCACACTAAGCCAACAGCATCTGCGCCTAAGCAGTTTGTTGATTACCAAAATGACGTAACAGCATCTGGTATCGAGTTGGCGTGTCGCGAAGGTTACGAGTCTATCGAGCACGTTAAGCGTTACACCGCAATGGGCTTCGGTACTGACCAGGGTAAGCTGGGTAACATCAACGGGATGGCGATTGCTGCCAAGACACTGAATAAGAGTATTCCGGAAACGGGTACGACTATTTTCCGTCCAAACTATACGCCTGTTACTTTCGGTGCGATGGTTGGTCGTGACTGTGGCGCACTGTTCGATCCTGAGCGTTACACAGCGATGCACAAGTGGCATCTGGAAAACGGCGCTAAGTTTGAGGACGTAGGCCAGTGGAAGCGCCCTTGGTACTTCCCGAAAGCCGGCGAATCCATGCAGGAAGCGCTGAACCGTGAGTGTATCTCTACCCGTGAAAGCGTTGGTATTCTGGATGCATCTACACTGGGTAAAATTGATATCCAGGGTAAAGATGCCCGTGAATTCCTGGGCCGTGTTTACTCTAACCCATGGGCTAAGCTTGCGGTTGGCAAGTGTCGTTACGGTCTGATGTGTGGTGAAGACGGTATGGTTTTCGATGACGGTGTAACGACTTGTCTGGGTGAAAACCACTTCCTGATGACCACCACTTCCGGTGGTGCTGCGCGCGTATACGAGTGGCTGGAATTGTGGCACCAGACCGAATGGCCTGAGCTGGAAGTTTACTTCAACACAGTAACAGACCACTGGTCGACTATGACTATCTCTGGTCCGAACAGCCGTAAGTTGCTGGAAGAAGTTTGCACGGATATCGATCTGTCTAACGAAGCGTTTAGCTTCATGGACTGGAAAGCTGGCACAGTTGCCGGTGTACCTGCACGTGTATTCCGAATTTCCTTCACCGGTGAACTGTCTTACGAGATTAACGTTCAGGCAAACTACGGTTTGCAGGTTTGGGAAAAACTGTTCGAGTGTGGTGAAAAGTACAACCTGACACCTTACGGTACTGAAACGATGCACGTACTGCGTGCTGAGAAAGGTTTCATCATTGCCGGTCAGGATACTGATGGCTCTGTTCACCCGCACGATTTGGGTATGAGCTGGTGTGTTTCTGATAAGAAGCCGTTCAGCTACATCGGTAAGCGCGGTATGAAGCGTGAAGATTGTGTTCGTGAAAACCGTAAAGAGCTGGTGGGTCTGAAAACCAAAGATTCTCAGGTTGTTATTCCTGAAGGTTCTCAGGGCGTATTCGATAAGACTGCGTCAATCCCTATGCCTATGGTTGGTCACGTAACTTCCAGCTATTACAGTGCCGTTCTGGGTCACAGCATCGCCATGGGCTTTGTGAAAGGTGGTCTGAGCCGTATGGGCGAAACCGTTTACTATCCACAGGCGGATGGTAGTTTCATTGAGGCTGAAATTTGCAGCCCAATCTTCCTTGATCCTAAAGGGGAGCGTCAGAATGTCTGA
- a CDS encoding sarcosine oxidase subunit gamma has protein sequence MSDNEVFAAVMNQLPDASIPGYSPLHHADLASLAKQGPQQGGVHLREHALLGHLVLRCNPENPEHLAGAERVLGVALPLKPLTSVTEGNVSVLWTSPDEWVIMVPGLESFDYETKFRAEMSGHYSLVNVSGGQTLVEISGANVVDMLKKSAPLDFDLSVFPVGKVAGTVFAKAGAVIRRTGEDRFEMIVRRSFADYLWLWLQDASREYGLVVEA, from the coding sequence ATGTCTGATAACGAAGTATTTGCAGCGGTTATGAATCAGCTGCCGGATGCCAGCATCCCAGGTTACTCACCGTTACATCACGCCGATCTGGCGTCACTGGCTAAGCAAGGTCCACAGCAGGGTGGTGTACACCTGCGTGAACACGCACTGTTAGGTCATCTGGTATTGCGTTGCAATCCAGAAAACCCAGAACATCTGGCAGGCGCTGAGCGCGTGCTGGGTGTAGCGCTGCCTTTAAAGCCACTGACATCAGTGACTGAAGGTAATGTATCTGTGCTTTGGACCTCGCCTGATGAGTGGGTAATCATGGTTCCGGGTTTGGAATCATTTGATTACGAAACTAAGTTCCGTGCAGAAATGTCAGGTCACTATTCGCTGGTTAACGTTAGCGGTGGTCAGACTCTGGTTGAGATTTCCGGTGCAAACGTTGTGGATATGCTGAAAAAGTCTGCTCCACTAGACTTTGATCTGAGCGTATTCCCAGTGGGTAAAGTTGCCGGTACTGTATTTGCTAAAGCAGGCGCCGTGATTCGTCGTACCGGTGAAGACCGTTTCGAAATGATCGTTCGTCGTAGCTTTGCTGACTACCTGTGGTTATGGCTGCAAGACGCCAGCCGTGAATACGGTTTGGTTGTTGAAGCATAA